A genome region from Calliopsis andreniformis isolate RMS-2024a chromosome 2, iyCalAndr_principal, whole genome shotgun sequence includes the following:
- the LOC143184989 gene encoding SOSS complex subunit B homolog, producing the protein MEYVLIKDIRPGQKNINVVFIVLEVGHPTITKENREVRTFKVADSTACMNVSIWDEPGQLLVPGDIVRLTKGYASVWRQCLTLYSGKNGDIQKIGEFCMVINEQLNMSEPNPALAQQMINQSGSGPPGSNVNNSITNNGNANNIAGQPGRQPLTIQSNSTTPASGTSGSSTTTKTGNGSNGSNGGNSGNTSGLPGGSARYSGDATTKTTVATKTNSRGRGGYRNGGRSDRR; encoded by the exons ATGGAATACGTGCTGATAAAAGATATACGACCGGGCCAGAAAAACATTAATGTGGTGTTTATTGTTCTGGAAGTTGGCCATCCCACTATAACCAAAGAAAACCGCGAAGTTCGAACGTTCAAAGTGGCAGACAGTACGGCTTGCATGAACGTTTCAATTTGGGACGAGCCTGGTCAACTCCTGGTACCTGGTGATATTGTAAGATTAACAAAAGGTTACGCGTCCGTCTGGAGGCAATGTTTGACACTGTATTCAGGGAAGAATGGGGACATACAGAAAATTGGAGAATTCTGCATGGTCATAAATGAGCAGCTGAACATGAGCGAACCAAATCCTGCTTTGGCACAGCAGATGATTAATCAAAGTGGATCTGGTCCACCTGGTAGCAATGTTAATAATAGCATTACGAATAATGGAAATGCAAATAACATTGCTGGCCAACCTGGAAGACAACCATTG ACAATTCAAAGTAATTCGACTACACCTGCCAGTGGTACTTCTGGTAGTTCTACGACAACAAAAACTGGGAATGGTAGTAATGGTAGCAATGGTGGGAACAGTGGTAACACTTCAGGACTTCCAGGGGGATCCGCGAGATATTCTGGTGATGCGACGACAAAAACAACAGTAGCAACAAAAACTAATTCCCGCGGTCGCGGGGGATATCGAAACGGTGGGCGCAGCGATCGCAGATAA
- the LOC143184980 gene encoding uncharacterized protein LOC143184980 isoform X2: protein MHMNIHIMDADDSIDPQELKTTLETYKKLAYDVVNHDTILKDKTVLSYVAYVLEVPDFEIINLGLDILELFVKNVENYVHITSTFGVREALDAIINKYNAEEPKIVKRAQCIKDDIERMKPPIYNLRSRCRRVIEPKKLKTHVIVLHVQGLLPETRAALQSILIRIDGLVSLVVDVEHQRVTMRTLSFVTAKQIAEAIQNNTKNMEARLVARNKFNQEYLVKLVNTGDNDHTDIEADDMPDYLPEEDEEEEEEKEGVVSLFTGLRQSASSLYKSTAEFLQNSFYW from the exons ATGCACATGAATATACAC ATAATGGATGCAGACGATTCTATAGATCCGCAAGAATTAAAAACTACTCTTGAAACGTATAAAAAATTGGCTTACGATGTTGTAAATCATGACACGATTTTAAAG GACAAAACAGTGTTGTCATATGTGGCATACGTTTTAGAAGTGCCCGATTTTGAGATTATTAATTTAGGTTTAGATATTTTAGAACTATTTGTTAAAAATGTAGAGAATTACGTACACATAACCTCTACTTTTGGAGTACGTGAAgctttggatgcaattataaatAAGTATAATGCAGAGGAACCAAAGATAGTTAAGCGAGCACAATGTATAAAAGATGACATAGAACGAATGAAACCTCCAATATACAATTTGCGTAGTAGATGTAGAAGAGTCATTGAACCCAAGAAGTTAAAGACTCATGTTATTGTGTTACATGTCCAAGGTTTATTGCCG GAAACCCGTGCGGCGTTACAGTCAATATTAATAAGAATCGATGGATTAGTTTCTCTTGTAGTTGACGTAGAACATCAGCGTGTTACAATGCGTACTTTAAGTTTTGTCACAGCAAAACAAATTGCTGAAGCTATTCAGAATAATACAAAAAACATGGAAGCAAGACTAGTGGCAAGAAATaaattcaatcaagaatatCTGGTCAAATTG gtTAATACAGGAGACAATGATCACACTGATATAGAGGCAGATGATATGCCAGACTATTTACCTGAAGaagatgaagaagaagaagaagaaaaagagggAGTTGTATCTTTGTTTACTGGACTAAGGCAAAGTGCTTCATCATTGTACAAATCTACAGCCGAATTTCTTCAGAACTCATTTTATTGGTAA
- the LOC143184980 gene encoding uncharacterized protein LOC143184980 isoform X1, with the protein MHMNIHIMDADDSIDPQELKTTLETYKKLAYDVVNHDTILKDKTVLSYVAYVLEVPDFEIINLGLDILELFVKNVENYVHITSTFGVREALDAIINKYNAEEPKIVKRAQCIKDDIERMKPPIYNLRSRCRRVIEPKKLKTHVIVLHVQGLLPETRAALQSILIRIDGLVSLVVDVEHQRVTMRTLSFVTAKQIAEAIQNNTKNMEARLVARNKFNQEYLVKLVNTGDNDHTDIEADDMPDYLPEEDEEEEEEKEGVVSLFTGLRQSASSLYKSTAEFLQNSFYWITF; encoded by the exons ATGCACATGAATATACAC ATAATGGATGCAGACGATTCTATAGATCCGCAAGAATTAAAAACTACTCTTGAAACGTATAAAAAATTGGCTTACGATGTTGTAAATCATGACACGATTTTAAAG GACAAAACAGTGTTGTCATATGTGGCATACGTTTTAGAAGTGCCCGATTTTGAGATTATTAATTTAGGTTTAGATATTTTAGAACTATTTGTTAAAAATGTAGAGAATTACGTACACATAACCTCTACTTTTGGAGTACGTGAAgctttggatgcaattataaatAAGTATAATGCAGAGGAACCAAAGATAGTTAAGCGAGCACAATGTATAAAAGATGACATAGAACGAATGAAACCTCCAATATACAATTTGCGTAGTAGATGTAGAAGAGTCATTGAACCCAAGAAGTTAAAGACTCATGTTATTGTGTTACATGTCCAAGGTTTATTGCCG GAAACCCGTGCGGCGTTACAGTCAATATTAATAAGAATCGATGGATTAGTTTCTCTTGTAGTTGACGTAGAACATCAGCGTGTTACAATGCGTACTTTAAGTTTTGTCACAGCAAAACAAATTGCTGAAGCTATTCAGAATAATACAAAAAACATGGAAGCAAGACTAGTGGCAAGAAATaaattcaatcaagaatatCTGGTCAAATTG gtTAATACAGGAGACAATGATCACACTGATATAGAGGCAGATGATATGCCAGACTATTTACCTGAAGaagatgaagaagaagaagaagaaaaagagggAGTTGTATCTTTGTTTACTGGACTAAGGCAAAGTGCTTCATCATTGTACAAATCTACAGCCGAATTTCTTCAGAACTCATTTTATTG GATTACTTTCTAA